The DNA segment TGTTTGTAAACCGGATTTAGTGTATTCCAATCCTTGCGACGTGGGTGCTCCACTAGCAGATAATATAACCGGCGAAGTTATGTATTGTTTTGAAGGTGCTTACATATATAGTCAATTACttagaatttaatttcaaaaaatatataaattttgatttttcatcgGCAGAGCGGCAATCCCGAGCATTTCAGCCAACAGCGTTCTTCGAACAGGGACCAGAAATCAAGCAGTCACGTTCCATGACAAATCGCATTACGTGTCCGAACAACTATAAATGTTCGAAATTACCACGCGACACAGAAAGTGTTTGCTGTCCAATCCCAGAAGAGGTTCTCAGCAAGGATGAGCAGCACCAGCAAACCAGTAAGTATACCTACTTCATTCGTAATTCGTTTGAAAACTTGTTtgacttaaaaatttcttaGTGTGTGAGTATTTGAGAGACTTTTCCGAGCGTATGGAAGGTACCGAAGAAGGTATGCAATTGGCTATGCCAGCACCGCGCTGTACGGACGATGGCTACTATTTGGAGCGCCAGTGCACGATGAAGAAAATTCGAGTTACACGCGCTGAGCAGCGCCAGATTCTCGAAGAGAACACAATAAGACGGATGCGAATGCTGCTGAAGAGTGCGAATGAAAGGCAAATTCGTGAGAAACGACAAGTGGAGCGCTTGAAATTGTACCGTGTTAACGACGACGCGCTAAAAGTGCACATCGCAGCGCCCATACAGAGTCGTAATGCCAAAGTGATTGATGTTGGTGCTGATCGGGCACAAAGTTTGGGTCAACTCTTTGAGGTGgagttcaaaaaagttatgcCAGCACCGAAACAATCGTTATCGGACAATGAATTGGTGAACATCGAAGTAGAGGAATGTTGGTGTGTCGACAGTTTTGGTACTGAAATACCAAATACCCGAGGCTATAATTTAACCGACACCGAATGTGGAAGAGTACGCGAATCTATTGACTGTTTGGATCTGACTTGCCGTATGGGATGTGAGTATGGTTTTACACTGGATCCCAACACACGGTGCCCAGCATGTCAATGTCGTGATCCATGCGATGGTATTGTTTGTGGCGATGGAAAGGAGTGTCGCATTGTCGATGTGTCTTGTGACGAAGAGTACTGTCCACCAGTGCCCGCTTGCTTACCACGTAAACCCGGTCAATGCCCATTCCTCGTACCACCAGGTCCCGACAATTTGGACGCCAATACTTGTGCTTATGAATGTCGTACCGACTCTCATTGTGAGGGTCATAAACGTTGCTGCTCGAATGGCTGTGGTACGCAATGCGTACTTCCGCAAATGAAAACGGCTTGCCAGCACTTAAATACAATACAGATGCACCAAGCCTCCGAACTAGGTATTCCGGCAATGAAAATGCATATTGCACAGTGTGACCCACGTACTGGCAAATGGAATGAGAAGCAGTGTTCACCCGATGGGTACTGTTGGTGCGTTGACGACAATGGTTGGGTGTTGGCTGGTACACGAGTCAAAGGGGCAATACCAATTTGTAAAACGAACTCGACGTTTGCGTGCGCAGAAACACAGTGCGATAAGAAGTGTGAGGCGGGCAATAAAATCGATGAAAATGGTTGTCCAATATGTGAGTGTAGAGATTTTTGCGATGATATTAGTTGCGCCAGTAGTGAGGAGTGTCAACTGATCAACGTCGAGTGTATTGATACACCGTGTCCGAAAATGCCGATATGTGTGCCGCGCAGGATATCTGTTTGTCCCGAAGGAAGTCCACTGAAGCAGGGCGATCTTGAGGTGAGTTGCGGGCCGCACAATGACAATGAAGCTTGTCCGACGACACACACGTGCCAATTGAACCCGGTAACACATCGCGGCGTTTGCTGTTCGaaaacaagtatgtatgtaataattttaGACATTGTAGGCAAATTGAGTGTGTGCGAGGAATATTGGCTGCTTACTAAATCAACTCAAAATTTTGCAGGAGATGTGTGTTTTGAATCTATGGACAATACTTGTTTGGCAACTATGCAATCTGTACGAAATATAACGCGCTACCGATTCAGTCCGAAGTCAAATAAATGTTTAACCGTCACTATAGATCTAGACGCGAGCTATTGTCAAACCAAGAATCTATTTCACAGCGAACTAGCCTGCAATTCAGTATGCCCAGGTAGGTGTTTTATTTATACATCTcctaatacaatattttaaacaagGCTATTATAGACTCTAATCTTTGTCTTTTATCTTCTTTTTTCAGTCTTAACGTCGTGTGAACGTCTCAAGCTGAAGAACAGCTTGGCTGCGCAGCATACAGGCTACACATCTGTCTGGTTTCAGCCACGTTGTGACCCCATCACCGGCCATTGGAGTCCAGTGCAATGCTTAGGGGCACAGCCGTCGCTCCAGAAAGAGTCCACAACGCTAGCGAACAACTTGGACCGTGCAAGCAAGCAACAACGTACCAGAAAAGCGTTTTCTTCTACTAAtggtgtgtgttggtgtgccgACAAGAAAGGAGCACCGCTCAAAGGTACTTTGACGCGTGACATTGAGCCCATTTGCAACAGTCGACAAGGTCGTCAAAGTAAATCATTTAATGTTGATGACCAACTGATGGAAGAAGTGATCAGACAAATGACAACAATGGTCGATATTGAAGAATATGAGTTGGAGGAAAACACTCAAGACATTACCGATGGTTTCCAGATGTATAGCAATAGAAATGGGGCAGGGCGTAGTTTGGATGATAATATGGCCGTAGAGAGTGAATATTATGAAACTCCAATTAGTGCGCGAACAAAAGCTTCTGCAGTGCCTAACACTGCCGCTGAAGCCTACGTTACTGAGCATATACTTGCATTAGCCAACTCTCTGTTGGACTCTCAGCTTAGTATTGAAGCATTGAAACCCATGCCAGTGAACACAACACGCTGCCGAGCTCTGGCTGAAACTGCTAACTTTCCTGTAGCTTGCGATGAACACGGTGCATTCCTTCCGACGCAGTGTAACAGCAAAACTTGTTGGTGTGTTGATGCGGCCGGAAACCAATTGGATACATCCAATATGTTCCAACAGGGCACACGCAACTGCCCGCAGACGCCAATAGCCTCGGTGGCAATTGAATTGCACATGGTCAATCGCACAAACAGAAACATACGCAACGCTTATGACACCATCCGTAGAGAGCTGTATCAATTGCTTGGCGACGCTGTTGAAAACTTACGCGTACAAGAGAATTTCGATGGATCTGTAATCGTACGCTTCGAACTGCATAATGAAGCAAAAATCGACTATGCCTTCGCTATTGAATCGGCTATAAATGCGAATCGCTTCAATTTGGTAGGTGGTCACTTCACACCGGATATTTCGCGCTCACACTTCATACACCGCAGCGTGAATCCACCTGTTGCAACAGCGGTTTCACATGAAAGCACGATTCAGTTGGTTTTATTCATTATGGCAACCAGTTCGGCGTTTCTAGTCAGTATCTTTGTCGTATATGTAATGCTTAAGCGAGGGAAGCGCAACAAGGTTCTAACCGATCACTACGGCTATCCAGTTTATAACGAAGAAAGTACCACTAAAAGCATTGGCGGTGGTGATAAGGCATTGGATTACACGGCACCGATCTTTGTTCTGAGTTCACACGAACATGACTCAATCAACGCAGCGAAATAGGAAACACGATAATTACGGAAGGAAATGTTTTGTTATTTAGTTTTCGAGTATTTGTGGCTCATCTAAGAGCCCCCATACGAGCGCTTTAATATGAAGTAGATAATCATTgcctttttattaataaaaactaatttttaaggGTAAATATAGAAGACTTTACGAAAATAAGGAATTCTAAAACTTGTTTCAATAAATCtgacagttttttattttataataacggTATGGAGGGGCCTCGATGTGAAAAAGTTGATAAATATGAaggataaattaattattttcaacgACCGTTATAACTGTGCATATGTATTGGCGAGTAGTTGGTACGAAAATAATCATTTTCTCCAGatgttgtaaatatattcacCTATACATTGTTTACTGTATTTCACGATatcatatacgtatgtattgtatatatttgttattttattgagTGTAActgtatttatttctaattatttataaaGTGCTGATAATGTttaatttgattatatttttaagactttttttaataaaacgtaAAAAGCATTGCACgaaagatttgttttttttttttaataatttaactgTTACGAAAAGGGAGGTTGTATCAATTTAGTTATTATATGTAAATGCGTAGGACCTTAAATTGTATAgtgtacaatattttttaaatttgagttcTGTTCTAGTCAATataatataagtttttttacaatatctctttttatcgtaaattaaattttaaccctTGATTATAGTCTGGattgaaaacagtttttaaattcaaaaattttggaatataaattagattttcaatTCTTAACTATaatttttggattaaaatttcaattttcaattagaAAAACTATAtggttaaaatattaattggaaattaattaaatttaaaatttcaataaaaaaaaaaaataaaaattatataaattaaaattttaattaataataatttgaagttaattattaattaatttgaaataatttatttaattaacttcataaataataatttgatataataattaatttcaattaataattaattaagcccaaattattattaattaaaattttaatttatataatttgtaatctttttgattgaaaatttaaattttaatcccaaaattggaattaaaaatttaaaatctaatttattttccaaaatgtttAATTGAAAAGCTCGCAACCCTGCATATAGTTGATTTCCACTCTAATTACCATAAATACTGAAGCAGTAAAGGAGTCTTTAAATCGTAGAAACGGACATACATTTGGGaaactttaaaaatgtattgtaattaaataaaataaatatatattaatgtgTTAAAAGCTGCAAAGAGATATTACTTTCTTTCGAACTATCGGACCAAATTTGCCTGATGAATCAACAACATTAGCAGGGTTATCTTAATATGTATGAGCGTTCAAGCGTTTGCTTGTAATCAAGTAAATGAATTATTTGCGTCCCGTATTCCCAGTTTTAAAACTTGTAAATATACACAATATTTattagataaaataatatttatttagatttagtaaatttatattacaataatttggCTTTTAAGTATGCAAAACTCGTAAATTTTCGTGAGCGTTTGCTAAACACATatgaatgttgttgttggtttttttttttgtaaaaattcttaATAGTATTgacaatatttcatttaaaatacttCATAAAATGGTAGTCAATTTGTGAACTTGCAATACAGCTTTGTAAAAATGTTGTATTATATTTGCTGCAAAATGTTATATACTGTTTCAGAATTCCATTTTAAATGTATGATTCATTCTTATTCCATAATACTTAATACGGTTGGACTGAAAACGAACTTTTTTGGGTACGTTTAGGTATGCATGCATGTAACAACTAGCCATGGtcaaaaatattgtgcaatgtTTTATGTTTGTATGATTTGAATGAGTAAATGCTACAAGTGGCTGCAATCGGGCCTATTTTTGAAATGCAAGGTAATTTATggaatattacatttttttgtgagtATGGATATTTTgtgagttaaaaattaaatgaagagtAAATTTTCGATATGCAaacattcaaacaaaaatgGCAAATTACGTTGcgtgtacaaatgtatgttttCGCAAACCTATTTTATCTAGCAATATTATATAATGTGCTTTTGAATgtgatttcaaacaaatttgcatataatttccaaaaaaattattatattttcgtacaGAAATGTGTATCAGTAAAATactgatatatgtataccatCTTCTTGAGATATTAATCTTTGTTTTGACTGCTTCAAAATGATTGCTCTTGAAATGCATTAAcgatttgatcaaaaatcaaaaaaaacttACTTTGAGAGATAaccaacttaaaattttataaaataacgtATTACGCGTATATAATAAAAAGAGAGAAATGTAAGAAATTAACGCATCAGAAATCGAGATGAAAATGTGCTTTACGTATAACTTCCACCATgttgctacatatgtacataagtatgtatagcaGCATTTACGGTTTACTCTGATTATTAGCGTTATTATTGATCTTCTCGCCAGTACCACTTGCGGTTCCGCCATTACCTGTATTGCGTTGAGGAAAACCACCAAAACCAGGTATTGCTGCCCTTTGATCCTCCATCCGGCCACTCTGTACCTTCATTATCAGCGAGAAGAAGTCCTCATCAGGCACTGTAGTGCC comes from the Bactrocera neohumeralis isolate Rockhampton chromosome 2, APGP_CSIRO_Bneo_wtdbg2-racon-allhic-juicebox.fasta_v2, whole genome shotgun sequence genome and includes:
- the LOC126751070 gene encoding uncharacterized protein LOC126751070 translates to MAQVNERKLLLQLALLTACICACAFNEAESKRLNANLTACQHLRRVETRRAKALFPNERALAIRIPRCSKNGDFEQIQCRNERAGLDCWCIDEYGMEIPGTHNESKSGVRCAEPSHCPASACRMFCPAGFARDLDTGCSVCRCRDPCENVVCPNGQSCQPQEVKCKIEPCPPVPTCKKARSMSTYCPAGMPLAIEESIRPFLCGNDLGKPQCPPLYQCMVETGNEYGVCCPSTVKFSKPGICPAQDKVEYSERTGYMCGSPCNSDLECGNMDKCCFTKGCQFNCQQPFNVTTCHQARALSDLIAINEREGRGYQPDCSGPGGLFSPRQCSRNGLVCWCVDPRTGHKIQGTMGPANEINCDGWENMISHSLARSFNMEKCDTNICAAVCEYGFKNDHNGCPSCECSEPCEGFKCAIGSHCEVATDPLCESGSALCASWPVCKPDLVYSNPCDVGAPLADNITGEVMYCFEERQSRAFQPTAFFEQGPEIKQSRSMTNRITCPNNYKCSKLPRDTESVCCPIPEEVLSKDEQHQQTMCEYLRDFSERMEGTEEGMQLAMPAPRCTDDGYYLERQCTMKKIRVTRAEQRQILEENTIRRMRMLLKSANERQIREKRQVERLKLYRVNDDALKVHIAAPIQSRNAKVIDVGADRAQSLGQLFEVEFKKVMPAPKQSLSDNELVNIEVEECWCVDSFGTEIPNTRGYNLTDTECGRVRESIDCLDLTCRMGCEYGFTLDPNTRCPACQCRDPCDGIVCGDGKECRIVDVSCDEEYCPPVPACLPRKPGQCPFLVPPGPDNLDANTCAYECRTDSHCEGHKRCCSNGCGTQCVLPQMKTACQHLNTIQMHQASELGIPAMKMHIAQCDPRTGKWNEKQCSPDGYCWCVDDNGWVLAGTRVKGAIPICKTNSTFACAETQCDKKCEAGNKIDENGCPICECRDFCDDISCASSEECQLINVECIDTPCPKMPICVPRRISVCPEGSPLKQGDLEVSCGPHNDNEACPTTHTCQLNPVTHRGVCCSKTRDVCFESMDNTCLATMQSVRNITRYRFSPKSNKCLTVTIDLDASYCQTKNLFHSELACNSVCPVLTSCERLKLKNSLAAQHTGYTSVWFQPRCDPITGHWSPVQCLGAQPSLQKESTTLANNLDRASKQQRTRKAFSSTNGVCWCADKKGAPLKGTLTRDIEPICNSRQGRQSKSFNVDDQLMEEVIRQMTTMVDIEEYELEENTQDITDGFQMYSNRNGAGRSLDDNMAVESEYYETPISARTKASAVPNTAAEAYVTEHILALANSLLDSQLSIEALKPMPVNTTRCRALAETANFPVACDEHGAFLPTQCNSKTCWCVDAAGNQLDTSNMFQQGTRNCPQTPIASVAIELHMVNRTNRNIRNAYDTIRRELYQLLGDAVENLRVQENFDGSVIVRFELHNEAKIDYAFAIESAINANRFNLVGGHFTPDISRSHFIHRSVNPPVATAVSHESTIQLVLFIMATSSAFLVSIFVVYVMLKRGKRNKVLTDHYGYPVYNEESTTKSIGGGDKALDYTAPIFVLSSHEHDSINAAK